The window AATGAAGGTTTTTTTTCCATTTTATTGATTCTTTAAAATTAGAGAATTTGAGTTGGTTAAAGATTTCTTTAACTGAAAATATCATGACCCTAAGATTTTGTCATCTCCCAAATCTTACTCCAAATTTAGCGCACGGATCCTGGCCTATTTTTGCAGTGTTCGGGAAGATAAGCGTACAGCAAAAATAGGATAGGGCGCTGTCCTACTTTTTGCCATTTTCTTCCAACCATTTTTGGTAGAGTTCCTTTGCCTGTGGGCTCTCATCAAGGAATGCCCCATAATGTCCCATCACACTGTCCTGTCCTTTGATATATGCCGCCTCTTCTTTCTTTGATATCCTTGATATCTGATATACCGAATAACCAAGCACCAAAAGGACACACACCAACAATCCCCAGAACAGTTTTATGGCCCAACTGGGCAACAGAAGGGACTTCTCCACCTTCTGGAGGATTCTTTCCATCAATCTTTGCTGTTCCTCAATGTTGGTTTTTTGATTGTTGCCGTACTCCTTTAGAAGAGCATTTAACTCGCTGGTATCTGGCCTTAATGGAAGGCCTTTCAAATTTTCATGCGCCTTTTCCAATCGGCCGATGCTCTTCTCAAAGCCGTTGATTTCCTCGGTCAACAGTTCCGCGATTTCATCCAGTTTTGCCATGTTGTTGTGTTTAGATTCCTATTCCAGTATCCCTGACCACTTTGATGGCCAGTTTGATGGTCTTCTTTATGATGGTCTGGGTCAAACTTGTTGGGATATTCACGGTCTTGCCCAAAAGTTGCATGCTCTTGTCCTTGGCTATCCGCTGTGCCCTTTCCTTTTCAAAGTTCATTTGACGTGCAATCCTGCCCATGGACATGGACCGGTGCACCTCGCTTCCCTTTAGGTTGGTCCCCTTGTACTCAAAACGGAAACCCTGCAATTGGTTCTGTCTGTTGATGCTCGGGATGACCTTTACGCTGTTCCGCTCCATCGACTTGATGTACTGGTCAAAGTCCCTTGGACGTTCCCTGGCCATGACCTTTTCATGGATTTTCTGTATTTCCGATCGGATATGTTGCATCCGGTACAGCTTTTCCTGCTGTACTTCCCTTACTGTGTTCAGATCCATCTGTTTGGCCACCCGTTCCGCCACTTGTTGGCTCCGCTTTCCAATAAAACTGTCATTGTAGGCCTTGCCCTGAAAGTTTATCCGGTTGGCATACAGATGGACGTGCACATGTTCCTTGTCCCTATGGACAAAGGCAACCGCTTGGTGCTGCTTGAGGTTCATTTCCTTGAGGAACCTCTCGGTCATTTCCTTGAGCTGTTCCCGTTCCAGTTTCCTTCCATCCTCGATGGTGGGACTGAGCACAAAGCTGAGCGTGTTCTTCCGGCACAGTTCGTTCTGCTCTTGGATGACCTTGAACTCCTCGGTGATCTCCCGTGGGGTCTCCCCTGCCAGATATTGGCTGTGGATGATCTCCGATCCTTTCTCCTGGTTCATCCCGTAGCTCATGGAGGCCGAAGTGTGCGATATGGACTTTCCCATGCCTATCATTTCTTGAAATTTAAAAGGTGTTGTCGTATCTCTTTGGCCAGCTGGGCCGTTTCCTCGGCCAATCTGGGGTTGCGCTTGCGGAACATGTTGGTGATCAGTTTGAAGTTCCGTTGGTATTTGACCAATAGCTTATAGGCCTCTATCTGTTCGTCCGTCATCCGCTCCACGATTCGGTCTTCGAAGGCTGCCCGTCTGCAGTACTCACTGACGGAAAGACCGCTCTTCCGGGCCTTGACCTTCAGCAGTTTCTTCTCGTAGACCGAGCACCGGAACTGGACGAACTCTTTCTTCATTTTTACATCATCTTTTGCGACCTTCGGGAGCAAAAGCAAGATTTGTCATGACAATGACACATCTTGAATTCGTTGCCGAACCTCATCCTTCGCGCTTTTTACCTTCCATTCGTTCATATCCTTGAAACCTTCATAGAGAGAGGACATATCCCTACTGTTCGGGCACTTTTCCAATAAAAGTTCCGTCATCCCCATTCCCGCTTTGTCCCTATCCAGAAACAGCTCCACATTTTCATATTCCCCTATTTCTTTTATCATCCGTTTTACAAAGGCCGTGGTATTCAATACCAAAAGGTCATGGGTATTAAGAAGCTCTGGTCTAAGTTCCAAAAGGGTGAGCATATCGAACATACCTTCCGTAATGGCCAAATTTTTGGAATCGCTCTTGATCAATGAAACATCCTTTGGTGAGGTGGAGCCTTTCCAATAGCTGTTCCGCAGTTCCCATCCCCCGGACCTGTTTTGGAGTCCGATGCCAAAGTATGCCCGCCCTCTTATTCGATAATGGACCTCCTTGCAAAGTTTTCTTCCGGTCTTGGTCGAAATCTTTCTGGAGCTCAGATAGTTTTCTAGGGCCCGGTGCTCGATTTCCTTTACCTCGATGATTTCAATCGGGTTGGCCCTATGTTCCTTCTTGGTTGGATTCGGAGGCCGGTGAAAGGAAAAATGGCCCATGTTCCCGGACAGTCTCTCCAATGCCTCCCTTACGGAACAGTTCTCCATTTTCATGACCAGGTCTATGGTACTGCCCCCTTCGAAGGTCCCGAAGTCTATCCAATAGTTTTTCTTCAATGATACCTTGAAAGAGGCTTGGGTCTCGCTCCGGAACGGGCTGAGGAACCAAGCTTCTTTTTCCGTTTTCCGGACTGGAAAGTGCCCCGACTTGGCCAGCGTGGAAATGATGTCAATGTTGCGGGCTTTTTCGCAGTCCATTCTTTTTTCTTTCATGGTTCTGTTTTTAATCGATTTTTGATGATTTGATGACAAACCTCTGGGAGACCCTATAAATACTGGTTGTTTCCCCGTCATCATTTTGTCATCGTTTCATCGTTTTTGTTTTTTTCTTCATGGTACCTGTCATCATTTTTTATTTTGATGACAGAATGATGACAAAGTGATGACGGCCTGAACCCTTATAAACATTGGGCTTATATCAATCTGTCATCAAATCATCAAAATTTTGGACCAAAAATTTCTTTTTTATGGTAAAGTACCTTCCCTTGGCGTCCTCGGTGTTTATCTCGCCGGTATTCCAGATTGTGATCTTTTGGTACTTGTTGGAATTGGGCTGGTTGTCCAGTTTCCAATCCTTTTTCAGCAACCGTCTCAATTGGGTCAGGTCGGTCTTGACCCTTGTGCGGTTGAGCATGTGCAGGGCATCGATGGGACAAAGGTCAACCGAGTCCATCTCGAACTTTTCCATGGCGCTGAGCAGTAGACTGGCCAGTTCCTTCTCCACCCTGTTCCGGTTATTGTTCACCAGTTTCTTCAACGCTGGTGTATGGACCTGTTTTGGCGTGAACCACATTCGTGTTCTTTGCTTTGTGCTGTACTCCCTTTTTGAAAGGAAATCCAAAAAGGCGGGTACCTCCTGGGCCAACTGGTCCAGGAAATCGGTGTCTTCTTTTTTAAGGGATGGGATTTTCCTCACCCAGAAACGGGTCTCATGGGCATCGATCTTGATAAAACTGTCCTCGTTGTTACTGCACAGAATAAATTTACCGAAGAACTCCACTTCCCTTTTGTCCTTGCCCTTGGCCTCCAGTTTGTTCCGGTTGGTGGTACTCAGATATTTGATGCGCTCGGTAAGCTCCTCTTTGTTGAACAGTACCTCGTCCACGCATATCAGCAACTTGTTGGCCCAGTCCGCATTGAACTGGCTTGCAAAACTGTCATTGGTCAGGTATGTCAGGTTGTTGCCAAAGATTTCCTTGAGCCATTTAAGAAAAGTGCTTTTTCCAGTGTTCCTTTCGGTGGAGACCAGACAGAGGATGGGGAGCACCTGCACTGGCCTTTGGTACAGAAGTTTCAGATAGTCCAGTCCCAGTTCCAACTGGTTTCCGAAGATATGCTTTAAAAAGGTCTGTGTTCTTTTGATGCTCCCCTCTTTCGGTTCGTGCGCCAAAGGGGAATAGGTATTATAAAAACCATGGTGTTCCTTTTTGAAATCTATATGGCAAGGAATACAAGCGAACCCGTCATATTTGGGAACCTTGCCCAGATAGTCCTTGCCATGGTCCTGTTTTATGATATGCTCGTTCCACGGGAGCAGCTGCTCGTTGAAATGTCCGGAAATGGTCGGAATCCTTACCAACTTGTAAAAAGTGGTCCCGACCCTTATGTAGGGTACTGTTTCCATATTGGTGCTTTTTGGAATTTTGTGATTACTTCCACTTTTGGTGAATCCACAAATAATTTAAAGATGAATACGCGACTAAGGATTTGAATCCACAATCGTTTTACTTTCCGGCAAAGGCTTACGGTGGTTCTGCAGCAGCCAACTGACTATCTTTTCCCTTTCAAAGAATATCAGTTTTCCATTGGGCTTGGAATGCGGGATTTGCCCCGCAGCAGTAAGCTTGTAAAGATAGCTTCTTGATATGCCCGTGTAATCACAGGTCTCATCAAAGGTCAATACTTCTTTATTGGCGATCAACAGTCGTTCCAAACGGTCGAGCCGTTCGAGTATCAAAAAATTGTCCATTTTGTTTCTTTTAAAGATTAGAAATGAACAAAAGCGCTTTTGTTTTCCTTTGAAGAATTCTTTGGATAAAGATAAAAAGAAGGCAAAGGTAAAGTAAGATTGACCTATTGATTTTATTCACAAATAATTGACATACAGTTTTTTATGTTAAAAAAGTTCAAATATAATGGTATTGATAAACCCTTAGTTTTATTTGGTTTCATTTGATACCAAATGGAACTGTTCTTATTTTGGGCAAATAGGTGGTTTAATGGAAGAAAGCAGAGTTATCAACAATTAAGACTAGGGGAGTTAGAAAATAGGCACTTTAAAAAAGCATGTTTTAATCTTTGGATTGTCTTAATGAAGTCTGATACTTTGATACTACTTTAAGAAAGTCTAGCGCTTTTTTGAAAAATACTGTCTTGAAAATCGTTCGTTTAACAGTACAATGCTTAGAAAGAGATTCAGAGATCAACTACAACAACTCTTGTTTTGTTGGATGGGTGGACAAGCGACAGTACCATAGGAGCAGAAAACACAGCAATCCCCCTCTTTAGGGCGTAGTACTTCTTTACAATTTTCACAATCATAAAAGAACTGGCAAGCTGTCGTTGGCATTTCTTCTTCTTTCTTGTGTCCACAGTTTGGACACGTAATTGTAGATTCTAAAATAGCTTCCATCATTCTATGATTTTATATCCTGTCTTTCCAACCGCAGCTTCTATTTCATTAGTGTTTACCTTACTGTTGTCAAACTTTATAAAAGCTTTAGAAGTCTCATAATTGGCATCTACCTCTAAAATACCCTCTAGTTTATTTACCTCGTTTTCGATATGGGCTTCGCAACCTGCACACGTCATTCCCTCAATGGAATAGTTCACTTCACTTACGTTACTTTCAGATACATAAACGATTTGCTTTTCAACATTCGAGTTGGGATAAAACAAATGCGAATAGTATGGAAATGCCAACGTTATACCCGCAAAAATTGTAACCAAAAACAGGAACTTTTTTGATTGGATAAATTTAGGTTTGTCATCATCACAGGCGCAATCAATATCCTGTGGACGTGGCTTTAATTTTTGATACCAGGCAAAACCAAGAATCAAAACGGTCAAACCTACCAAAATAGGCCTATAGGGTTCTACCCAAGAAAAGGTAGAGGCAACTCCCGCAGTTCCGGAAAGCAACGCCAAAACAGGAGTTATGCAACATAGAGAAGCTACGATAGCCGAAAACAGCCCAGCAAAAGCAGTTCGATTTGATGTCATTGTTTTTTTCATCTTATGCAGTTTTTCTTTCAGATGCTACATTACTTAAAATAGTAGTCAAAAAAGCTTTATTCTCCTCTGAAATTCGATAAAAGATGGTTTGACCATCTCTACGGGTAGAAATGACATTGACATCCTTCATCTTACGTAAATGCTGGGAAATAGCGGGAACGCTCATTTCCAGAATATCCGCAAAGTCACAAGGACATAATTCGTTTTCCCGTTGCAACAGATACAACATTTTAAAACGAACCTTATTACCGGCCAGTGCCATAACCTTACTTATTCCCTCCATGGAAGTTGATACAGCGTTCAAATCTTCTTTACAGCGTAGTATTTGAACGTAATCGGCCTCTGCCCTAATGCAGCTAGTTTCAAGTTTCATATATATTCTTTCCAACAAAGCTACATTAATATAATTATTTAAGCAAGTACTTAAATAGAATAGATGCGGTTCTGTTTAACGGCCCTTTTTTTGAACTTCTTTTCTATTTCAAAAATTCTGTTGTCATTCGGTCACATTTGTGGTCTCTTTTATTTGTTTCGTTAATTGACCTTTTATGGGACTTAGATTCATAAATCTAATAATGAAGCTAACGCATGTAATAAATGTGATACTTTTTCAAAAAATTATGCTATAAAGGATTAAAAAGCATAGAAATAGCCCAATTTGAATCAAATAATACCGAGCTTAATTTAAAACCAGTTTTGCGTGCAAATTGCGTGCAAATGAAAAAAGCTCCAAAAGTTAAAAACTCTTGAAGCCTTACTGTTACTGTGGAGAATACCGGATTCGAACCGGTGACCTCTTGCCTGCCAGGAAAGTTAGGTTACTAAAATGGAAATGTCATAAAATGACCTATTGAAATATTTTCATTCCATGGTTAATAGGTGGTCTACATAAAATTGCGATTTCGTTA is drawn from Flagellimonas sp. MMG031 and contains these coding sequences:
- a CDS encoding helix-turn-helix domain-containing protein, with the translated sequence MDNFLILERLDRLERLLIANKEVLTFDETCDYTGISRSYLYKLTAAGQIPHSKPNGKLIFFEREKIVSWLLQNHRKPLPESKTIVDSNP
- a CDS encoding relaxase/mobilization nuclease domain-containing protein; protein product: MGKSISHTSASMSYGMNQEKGSEIIHSQYLAGETPREITEEFKVIQEQNELCRKNTLSFVLSPTIEDGRKLEREQLKEMTERFLKEMNLKQHQAVAFVHRDKEHVHVHLYANRINFQGKAYNDSFIGKRSQQVAERVAKQMDLNTVREVQQEKLYRMQHIRSEIQKIHEKVMARERPRDFDQYIKSMERNSVKVIPSINRQNQLQGFRFEYKGTNLKGSEVHRSMSMGRIARQMNFEKERAQRIAKDKSMQLLGKTVNIPTSLTQTIIKKTIKLAIKVVRDTGIGI
- a CDS encoding DUF6730 family protein, with amino-acid sequence MAKLDEIAELLTEEINGFEKSIGRLEKAHENLKGLPLRPDTSELNALLKEYGNNQKTNIEEQQRLMERILQKVEKSLLLPSWAIKLFWGLLVCVLLVLGYSVYQISRISKKEEAAYIKGQDSVMGHYGAFLDESPQAKELYQKWLEENGKK
- the mbpA gene encoding mobilization protein MbpA — encoded protein: MKKEFVQFRCSVYEKKLLKVKARKSGLSVSEYCRRAAFEDRIVERMTDEQIEAYKLLVKYQRNFKLITNMFRKRNPRLAEETAQLAKEIRQHLLNFKK
- a CDS encoding primase-helicase family protein, whose amino-acid sequence is METVPYIRVGTTFYKLVRIPTISGHFNEQLLPWNEHIIKQDHGKDYLGKVPKYDGFACIPCHIDFKKEHHGFYNTYSPLAHEPKEGSIKRTQTFLKHIFGNQLELGLDYLKLLYQRPVQVLPILCLVSTERNTGKSTFLKWLKEIFGNNLTYLTNDSFASQFNADWANKLLICVDEVLFNKEELTERIKYLSTTNRNKLEAKGKDKREVEFFGKFILCSNNEDSFIKIDAHETRFWVRKIPSLKKEDTDFLDQLAQEVPAFLDFLSKREYSTKQRTRMWFTPKQVHTPALKKLVNNNRNRVEKELASLLLSAMEKFEMDSVDLCPIDALHMLNRTRVKTDLTQLRRLLKKDWKLDNQPNSNKYQKITIWNTGEINTEDAKGRYFTIKKKFLVQNFDDLMTD
- a CDS encoding GDCCVxC domain-containing (seleno)protein; amino-acid sequence: MEAILESTITCPNCGHKKEEEMPTTACQFFYDCENCKEVLRPKEGDCCVFCSYGTVACPPIQQNKSCCS
- the merTP gene encoding mercuric transport protein MerTP, with protein sequence MKKTMTSNRTAFAGLFSAIVASLCCITPVLALLSGTAGVASTFSWVEPYRPILVGLTVLILGFAWYQKLKPRPQDIDCACDDDKPKFIQSKKFLFLVTIFAGITLAFPYYSHLFYPNSNVEKQIVYVSESNVSEVNYSIEGMTCAGCEAHIENEVNKLEGILEVDANYETSKAFIKFDNSKVNTNEIEAAVGKTGYKIIE
- a CDS encoding toprim domain-containing protein yields the protein MKEKRMDCEKARNIDIISTLAKSGHFPVRKTEKEAWFLSPFRSETQASFKVSLKKNYWIDFGTFEGGSTIDLVMKMENCSVREALERLSGNMGHFSFHRPPNPTKKEHRANPIEIIEVKEIEHRALENYLSSRKISTKTGRKLCKEVHYRIRGRAYFGIGLQNRSGGWELRNSYWKGSTSPKDVSLIKSDSKNLAITEGMFDMLTLLELRPELLNTHDLLVLNTTAFVKRMIKEIGEYENVELFLDRDKAGMGMTELLLEKCPNSRDMSSLYEGFKDMNEWKVKSAKDEVRQRIQDVSLS
- a CDS encoding metalloregulator ArsR/SmtB family transcription factor, which gives rise to MKLETSCIRAEADYVQILRCKEDLNAVSTSMEGISKVMALAGNKVRFKMLYLLQRENELCPCDFADILEMSVPAISQHLRKMKDVNVISTRRDGQTIFYRISEENKAFLTTILSNVASERKTA